A genomic window from Betta splendens chromosome 17, fBetSpl5.4, whole genome shotgun sequence includes:
- the LOC114843863 gene encoding receptor-type tyrosine-protein phosphatase S-like isoform X1, with protein MPLPRTGGAPAHVSRPLLGLCRLLPLVILLTCPLSGLCGPLASPKFSKTPTDQIGVSGGVASFVCQATGNPKPVVYWNKKGKKVNSQRIEVTVEFDEGAGAVLRIQPLRAPRDENVYECVARNSEGEVSVTAKLAIIREDLLPFGFPSIDMGPQLKVVERTRTATMLCAASGIPDPEISWFKDFLPVDHSTSNGRIKQLRSGALQIENSEETDQGKYECVATNSQGVRYSSPANLYVRELREGATDTLRRVPPRFSILPSNHEIMPGGSVNITCVAVGSPMPYVKWMLGNEDLTPEDEMPIGRNVLELNGVRESANYTCVAMSSLGIIEATAQVLVKTLPKPPGTPIVTETTATSVTITWDSGNPDPVSYYIIQYRAKGPDSKYETVDSITTTRYSIGGLYPNTEYEIRVSAFNSIGQGPPSTRVEARTGEQAPASPPRNVLAHIISENTVMVRWEEPEEPNGQVKGYRVYYTMDPSRPINEWQIHNVQDSMITTIQNLVTSETYTIQVLAFTSVGDGPFSDPIHVKVLPGVPGQPGKFKVGKVTDTSIELTWEPAYTKEGIVNYELLYKPVKFGTLEKLTFGPRNAYTVEGLKANTEYSFSLAAISNKGIGAFTNELVQRTSQANVPRNFSVNLATKTSVLLTWEFPESSNPYRFTVEYNRQKMEVDARFKKAVIPNLQPDTSYDFKITAPEGNMGGLRHRITAKTSPPITIRRPEIDHTRDTETTVTIILPSLETRTPIKNVYVVVVPLRRARGVIRHLKSPDEMDLEELLKDISQRQRDSRQQKQVDLRRAYITARFTPATLPAFFTLGDQLDYGGFENRALEPGQEYVFFILAELNSTTGKMYVASPYTDPVIAPDSNPQPLDAGDGLIWVVGPVLAVVFIICIVIAILLYKNSKPDSKRKDSEPGTKSLLSNAEMMAHHPTDPVEMRRINFQTPGMMSHPPIPISELAEHIELLKANDNLRLSQEYESIDPSQQFTWEHSNLEVNKPKNRYANVIAYDHTRVILAPIEGVLGSDYINANYIDGYRKQNAYIATQGPLAETFGDFWRMVWEQRAASVVMMTRLEEKSRIKCDQYWPSRGTETYGMLQVTLLDTMELATFCVRTFSLHKSGSSERREVRQFQFTAWPDHGVPEYPTPFLNFLRRVKACNPPDAGPIAVHCSAGVGRTGCFIVIDAMLERIRHERTVDIYGHVTLMRSQRNYMVQTEDQYSFIHEALLEAVACGNTEVAARSLYSYMQKLSKVESGEHVTGMELEFKRLANTKAHTSRFVTANLPCNKFKNRLVNIMPYETTRVCLQPIRGLEGSDYINSSYIDGYRQQRGYIATQGPLAETTEDFWRMLWEHNSTIVVMLTKLREMGREKCHQYWPAERSARYQYFVVDPMAEYNMPQYILREFKVTDARDGQSRTVRQFQFTDWPEQGVPKSGEGFIDFIGQVHKTKEQFGQDGPISVHCSAGVGRTGVFITLSIVLERMRYEGAVDIFQTVKMLRTQRPAMVQTEDEYQFCYQAALEYLGSFDHYAT; from the exons ATGCCTCTGCCCAGGACCGGTGGAGCTCCAGCCCACGTCAGCAGGCCTCTCCTGGGCCTCTGTAGGCTGCTGCCTTTGGTTATCCTACTGACCTGCCCTCTGAGCGGCCTGTGTGGACCACTAG CTTCCCCCAAGTTCTCCAAGACTCCCACAGACCAGATCGGCGTGTCGGGGGGCGTGGCGTCCTTCGTGTGCCAGGCCACTGGCAATCCCAAGCCCGTCGTCTACTGGAACAAGAAGGGCAAGAAGGTCAACTCCCAGCGCATCGAGGTG ACGGTAGAGTTTGACGAGGGGGCAGGCGCCGTGCTGAGGATTCAACCGCTCCGAGCCCCGCGAGACGAGAACGTCTACGAGTGCGTGGCCCGCAACAGCGAGGGGGAGGTGTCTGTCACGGCGAAGCTGGCCATTATCAGAG AGGACCTGTTGCCATTCGGCTTCCCCAGCATAGACATGGGTCCCCAGCTGAAGGTGGTGGAGCGGACCAGGACGGCCACCATGCTGTGCGCTGCCAGCGGCATCCCAGACCCGGAGATCTCCTGGTTCAAAGATTTCCTCCCCGTGGACCACAGCACCAGCAACGGACGCATCAAACAGCTCCGATCGG GAGCGCTGCAGATCGAGAACAGCGAGGAGACCGACCAAGGGAAGTATGAGTGCGTGGCCACCAACTCTCAGGGCGTGCGCTACTCGTCCCCCGCAAACCTCTACGTTCGAG AGCTTCGAGAAG GAGCGACAGACACAT TGCGCCGTGTGCCCCCTCGTTTCTCCATCCTTCCCTCCAACCATGAGATCATGCCCGGAGGCAGCGTCAACATCACCTGCGTGGCCGTGGGCTCTCCCATGCCCTACGTCAAGTGGATGCTGGGAAATGAGGACCTGACCCCGGAGGATGAAATGCCGATTGGCCGAAATGTGCTAGAGCTCAACGGTGTCCGGGAGTCGGCCAACTACACTTGTGTGGCCATGAGTAGCCTGGGTATCATCGAGGCCACTGCACAGGTCTTAGTGAAGA CTTTGCCAAAACCTCCCGGCACACCCATCGTCACCGAGACCACCGCTACCAGTGTGACCATCACCTGGGACTCCGGCAACCCAGACCCCGTGTCCTACTACATTATCCAGTACCGAGCCAAAGGGCCGGACAGCAAATACGAGACGGTGGACAGCATCACAACCACCCGCTACAGCATCGGGGGGCTGTACCCCAACACGGAGTACGAAATCAGGGTGTCGGCGTTCAACAGCATCGGCCAGGGCCCCCCCTCCACACGCGTGGAAGCTCGCACGGGAGAGCAGGCACCCGCCAGCCCCCCTAGAAATGTCCTCGCTCACATTATCTCTGAAAACACTGTGATGGTTCGCTGGGAGGAGCCGGAAGAGCCCAACGGACAG gttaaaggctACCGTGTCTACTACACCATGGACCCGTCCCGGCCTATTAACGAGTGGCAGATCCATAATGTGCAGGACAGCATGATCACCACCATACAGAACCTCGTCACCTCAGAGACCTACACCATCCAGGTCCTGGCCTTCACCTCAGTGGGCGACGGCCCCTTCTCCGACCCCATACACGTTAAAGTGCTGCCcggag TCCCAGGCCAACCGGGGAAGTTCAAAGTGGGCAAGGTGACAGACACCAGCATTGAGTTGACCTGGGAACCTGCCTACACCAAGGAAGGAATTGTCAACTATGAGCTGTTGTACAAACCAGTCAAGTTCGGCACTTTG gAGAAACTGACCTTCGGCCCGCGGAATGCGTACACAGTGGAGGGCCTGAAGGCCAACACGGAGTACTCCTTCTCGCTGGCCGCCATCTCCAACAAAGGCATCGGCGCTTTCACCAACGAACTGGTGCAGAGGACGTCGCAAGCCA ATGTGCCGAGGAACTTCTCTGTGAACTTAGCCACTAAGACCAGCGTCCTCCTGACCTGGGAGTTTCCAGAAAGCAGCAACCCTTATCGCTTTACT GTGGAGTACAATAGGCAGAAAATGGAGGTGGACGCTCGCTTCAAGAAGGCGGTCATCCCCAACCTTCAGCCCGACACCAGCTACGACTTCAAGATCACTGCGCCCGAGGGAAACATGGGCGGCCTCCGCCACCGCATCACTGCCAAGACCTCGCCGCCGATCACCATTCGCCGCCCTGAGATCGACCACACCCGCGACACCGAGACCACAGTCACTATAATCCTGCCTTCACTGGAGACTCGCACTCCCATCAA GAATGTTTATGTGGTTGTGGTTCCACTGAGAAGAGCCCGCGGCGTCATCAGACACCTCAAGAGCCCAGATGAAATGGACCTAGAGGAG CTGCTGAAAGACATCAGTCAAAGGCAGAGGGATTCTcggcagcagaagcaggtggacCTGCGACGGGCTTACATCACAGCCCGTTTCACACCTGCCACCCTACCAGCCTTCTTCACCCTTGGGGACCAGCTGGACTACGGCGGCTTTGAGAACCGGGCTCTGGAGCCGGGGCAGGAGTACGTCTTCTTCATCCTGGCTGAGCTCAACTCCACCACTGGG aaaatGTATGTGGCCAGCCCGTACACAGACCCAGTGATTGCCCCAGACTCCAACCCTCAGCCCCTGGACGCGGGCGACGGTCTGATCTGGGTGGTGGGACCCGTCCTGGCCGTGGTCTTCATCATCTGCATCGTCATCGCGATCCTGCTGTACAAAAA CAGCAAACCTGACAG CAAGCGCAAGGACTCCGAACCAGGAACTAAGAGCCTCTTGAGCAATGCAGAGATGATGGCCCATCACCCGACGGACCCCGTGGAGATGAGACGGATCAACTTCCAGACTCCCG GAATGATGAGCCACCCCCCCATCCCCATCAGCGAGCTGGCTGAGCACATAGAGCTGCTGAAAGCTAACGACAACCTGAGGCTTTCCCAGGAATATGAG TCCATCGACCCTAGTCAGCAGTTCACCTGGGAGCATTCGAACCTGGAGGTCAACAAGCCCAAGAACCGCTACGCCAACGTCATAGCCTACGACCACACCAGGGTCATCCTGGCTCCCATAGAAG GTGTCCTGGGGAGCGACTACATCAATGCCAACTACATTGACGGGTACAGGAAGCAGAACGCCTACATCGCCACCCAGGGGCCGCTGGCGGAGACGTTCGGGGACTTCTGGAGGATGGTGTGGGAGCAGAGAGCTGCCTCGGTGGTGATGATGACCCGTCTGGAGGAGAAGTCACGG ATAAAGTGTGACCAGTACTGGCCGAGCCGCGGCACAGAGACCTACGGGATGCTGCAGGTCACCCTGCTGGACACCATGGAGCTGGCCACTTTCTGCGTGCGCACCTTTTCCTTGCACAAG AGTGGAAGCAGTGAACGGAGAGAGGTGCGTCAGTTCCAGTTCACCGCCTGGCCGGATCACGGCGTGCCCGAGTATCCCACGCCCTTCCTCAACTTCCTCCGCAGGGTCAAAGCCTGTAACCCTCCTGACGCCGGGCCCATCGCCGTGCACTGCAG cGCCGGCGTCGGCCGCACCGGCTGCTTCATCGTCATCGACGCCATGCTGGAGCGCATCCGCCACGAGCGCACCGTGGACATCTACGGCCACGTGACCCTGATGCGCTCGCAGAGGAACTACATGGTGCAGACGGAGGACCAGTACAGCTTCATCCACGAGGCGCTGCTGGAGGCGGTGGCGTGCGGCAACACCGAGGTGGCTGCCCGCAGCCTGTACTCGTACATGCAGAAGCTGTCCAAGGTGGAGAGCGGGGAGCACGTCACCGGCATGGAGCTGGAGTTTAAG CGACTGGCCAACACCAAAGCCCACACGTCCCGGTTCGTCACGGCCAACCTGCCTTGCAACAAGTTCAAGAACCGACTGGTCAACATCATGCCCTACGAAACCACCCGCGTCTGcctccagccaatcagaggcctgGAGGGCTCTGATTACATCAACTCCAGTTACATAGACGGATACAG gCAGCAAAGAGGATACATTGCCACCCAGGGTCCACTGGCTGAGACTACAGAGGATTTCTGGAGAATGCTGTGGGAGCACAACTCCACTATAGTCGTCATGCTCACGAAGCTGAGAGAGATGGGACGG GAGAAATGTCACCAGTACTGGCCCGCCGAGCGCTCGGCCAGGTACCAGTACTTCGTGGTGGACCCCATGGCGGAGTACAACATGCCTCAGTACATCCTCCGGGAGTTCAAAGTCACAGACGCCAGG GACGGCCAATCGCGGACAGTCCGTCAGTTCCAGTTCACCGATTGGCCGGAGCAGGGCGTGCCCAAGTCCGGCGAGGGCTTCATCGACTTCATCGGCCAAGTGCACAAAACCAAGGAGCAGTTCGGCCAGGACGGGCCCATCTCGGTCCACTGCAG CGCCGGCGTGGGCCGGACGGGCGTCTTCATCACGCTGAGCATCGTCCTGGAGAGGATGCGCTACGAGGGGGCGGTGGACATTTTCCAGACTGTCAAAATGCTGCGGACACAGAGACCAGCCATGGTGCAGACTGAG GACGAGTACCAGTTCTGCTACCAGGCCGCCCTGGAGTACCTGGGCAGCTTCGACCACTATGCAACATAG
- the LOC114843863 gene encoding receptor-type tyrosine-protein phosphatase S-like isoform X7, with amino-acid sequence MPLPRTGGAPAHVSRPLLGLCRLLPLVILLTCPLSGLCGPLASPKFSKTPTDQIGVSGGVASFVCQATGNPKPVVYWNKKGKKVNSQRIETVEFDEGAGAVLRIQPLRAPRDENVYECVARNSEGEVSVTAKLAIIREDLLPFGFPSIDMGPQLKVVERTRTATMLCAASGIPDPEISWFKDFLPVDHSTSNGRIKQLRSGALQIENSEETDQGKYECVATNSQGVRYSSPANLYVRELREGATDTLRRVPPRFSILPSNHEIMPGGSVNITCVAVGSPMPYVKWMLGNEDLTPEDEMPIGRNVLELNGVRESANYTCVAMSSLGIIEATAQVLVKTLPKPPGTPIVTETTATSVTITWDSGNPDPVSYYIIQYRAKGPDSKYETVDSITTTRYSIGGLYPNTEYEIRVSAFNSIGQGPPSTRVEARTGEQAPASPPRNVLAHIISENTVMVRWEEPEEPNGQVKGYRVYYTMDPSRPINEWQIHNVQDSMITTIQNLVTSETYTIQVLAFTSVGDGPFSDPIHVKVLPGVPGQPGKFKVGKVTDTSIELTWEPAYTKEGIVNYELLYKPVKFGTLEKLTFGPRNAYTVEGLKANTEYSFSLAAISNKGIGAFTNELVQRTSQAKPSAAPKGVSCESASSTSLRVSWRPPPMEGQNGELAGYELRYQRVSGSGGGGQGQEVKGLPIPAQQGQTLLEGLEKWSWYNITIAASTAEGMGPNSPAMLCRTDEDVPGAAPRQVDIQPLNSSALRVAWRAVLPRLRQGQIRGYQVHFSQAESGESRNLPRIKDLLLDESQMEEDDSTQYELILGGLKADTLYSVSVAAYTTKGDGAHSKAKLVQTPGIVPGPPSLWLRPGSGPSVVVRWAPPPECSESDSESRGGPVEIQSYRLQFGLKNTSLDTTVDFTNREKDFTVRDLSPGASYVFVLSAKSRAGYGDAVQQEITVPMIPPSGYPRIYDFVNATCCSLQFSWLPPAPEESYDLITEYTIAYKEAAGPKPSTDPGSSALAPPAPPWLITLPASESSYTILGLNHSMAYELQLRAHNKAGPGPFSPPLVWQTLAFDTDVPRNFSVNLATKTSVLLTWEFPESSNPYRFTVEYNRQKMEVDARFKKAVIPNLQPDTSYDFKITAPEGNMGGLRHRITAKTSPPITIRRPEIDHTRDTETTVTIILPSLETRTPIKNVYVVVVPLRRARGVIRHLKSPDEMDLEELLKDISQRQRDSRQQKQVDLRRAYITARFTPATLPAFFTLGDQLDYGGFENRALEPGQEYVFFILAELNSTTGKMYVASPYTDPVIAPDSNPQPLDAGDGLIWVVGPVLAVVFIICIVIAILLYKNSKPDSKRKDSEPGTKSLLSNAEMMAHHPTDPVEMRRINFQTPGMMSHPPIPISELAEHIELLKANDNLRLSQEYESIDPSQQFTWEHSNLEVNKPKNRYANVIAYDHTRVILAPIEGVLGSDYINANYIDGYRKQNAYIATQGPLAETFGDFWRMVWEQRAASVVMMTRLEEKSRIKCDQYWPSRGTETYGMLQVTLLDTMELATFCVRTFSLHKSGSSERREVRQFQFTAWPDHGVPEYPTPFLNFLRRVKACNPPDAGPIAVHCSAGVGRTGCFIVIDAMLERIRHERTVDIYGHVTLMRSQRNYMVQTEDQYSFIHEALLEAVACGNTEVAARSLYSYMQKLSKVESGEHVTGMELEFKRLANTKAHTSRFVTANLPCNKFKNRLVNIMPYETTRVCLQPIRGLEGSDYINSSYIDGYRQQRGYIATQGPLAETTEDFWRMLWEHNSTIVVMLTKLREMGREKCHQYWPAERSARYQYFVVDPMAEYNMPQYILREFKVTDARDGQSRTVRQFQFTDWPEQGVPKSGEGFIDFIGQVHKTKEQFGQDGPISVHCSAGVGRTGVFITLSIVLERMRYEGAVDIFQTVKMLRTQRPAMVQTEDEYQFCYQAALEYLGSFDHYAT; translated from the exons ATGCCTCTGCCCAGGACCGGTGGAGCTCCAGCCCACGTCAGCAGGCCTCTCCTGGGCCTCTGTAGGCTGCTGCCTTTGGTTATCCTACTGACCTGCCCTCTGAGCGGCCTGTGTGGACCACTAG CTTCCCCCAAGTTCTCCAAGACTCCCACAGACCAGATCGGCGTGTCGGGGGGCGTGGCGTCCTTCGTGTGCCAGGCCACTGGCAATCCCAAGCCCGTCGTCTACTGGAACAAGAAGGGCAAGAAGGTCAACTCCCAGCGCATCGAG ACGGTAGAGTTTGACGAGGGGGCAGGCGCCGTGCTGAGGATTCAACCGCTCCGAGCCCCGCGAGACGAGAACGTCTACGAGTGCGTGGCCCGCAACAGCGAGGGGGAGGTGTCTGTCACGGCGAAGCTGGCCATTATCAGAG AGGACCTGTTGCCATTCGGCTTCCCCAGCATAGACATGGGTCCCCAGCTGAAGGTGGTGGAGCGGACCAGGACGGCCACCATGCTGTGCGCTGCCAGCGGCATCCCAGACCCGGAGATCTCCTGGTTCAAAGATTTCCTCCCCGTGGACCACAGCACCAGCAACGGACGCATCAAACAGCTCCGATCGG GAGCGCTGCAGATCGAGAACAGCGAGGAGACCGACCAAGGGAAGTATGAGTGCGTGGCCACCAACTCTCAGGGCGTGCGCTACTCGTCCCCCGCAAACCTCTACGTTCGAG AGCTTCGAGAAG GAGCGACAGACACAT TGCGCCGTGTGCCCCCTCGTTTCTCCATCCTTCCCTCCAACCATGAGATCATGCCCGGAGGCAGCGTCAACATCACCTGCGTGGCCGTGGGCTCTCCCATGCCCTACGTCAAGTGGATGCTGGGAAATGAGGACCTGACCCCGGAGGATGAAATGCCGATTGGCCGAAATGTGCTAGAGCTCAACGGTGTCCGGGAGTCGGCCAACTACACTTGTGTGGCCATGAGTAGCCTGGGTATCATCGAGGCCACTGCACAGGTCTTAGTGAAGA CTTTGCCAAAACCTCCCGGCACACCCATCGTCACCGAGACCACCGCTACCAGTGTGACCATCACCTGGGACTCCGGCAACCCAGACCCCGTGTCCTACTACATTATCCAGTACCGAGCCAAAGGGCCGGACAGCAAATACGAGACGGTGGACAGCATCACAACCACCCGCTACAGCATCGGGGGGCTGTACCCCAACACGGAGTACGAAATCAGGGTGTCGGCGTTCAACAGCATCGGCCAGGGCCCCCCCTCCACACGCGTGGAAGCTCGCACGGGAGAGCAGGCACCCGCCAGCCCCCCTAGAAATGTCCTCGCTCACATTATCTCTGAAAACACTGTGATGGTTCGCTGGGAGGAGCCGGAAGAGCCCAACGGACAG gttaaaggctACCGTGTCTACTACACCATGGACCCGTCCCGGCCTATTAACGAGTGGCAGATCCATAATGTGCAGGACAGCATGATCACCACCATACAGAACCTCGTCACCTCAGAGACCTACACCATCCAGGTCCTGGCCTTCACCTCAGTGGGCGACGGCCCCTTCTCCGACCCCATACACGTTAAAGTGCTGCCcggag TCCCAGGCCAACCGGGGAAGTTCAAAGTGGGCAAGGTGACAGACACCAGCATTGAGTTGACCTGGGAACCTGCCTACACCAAGGAAGGAATTGTCAACTATGAGCTGTTGTACAAACCAGTCAAGTTCGGCACTTTG gAGAAACTGACCTTCGGCCCGCGGAATGCGTACACAGTGGAGGGCCTGAAGGCCAACACGGAGTACTCCTTCTCGCTGGCCGCCATCTCCAACAAAGGCATCGGCGCTTTCACCAACGAACTGGTGCAGAGGACGTCGCAAGCCA AGCCCTCGGCTGCACCGAAGGGTGTGTCCTGTGAGAGTGCCAGCTCCACCTCGCTGAGAGTTAGTTGGAGGCCGCCTCCAATGGAGGGCCAGAATGGCGAGTTGGCAGGTTATGAGCTGAGATACCAGAGAGTTTCTGGGTCAGGCGGAGGAGGTCAGGGCCAGGAGGTAAAGGGGCTTCCTATCCCTGCCCAGCAGGGGCAGACACTGTTAGAGGGGCTGGAGAAATGGAGCTGGTACAACATCACTATTGCAGCTTCCACTGCAGAGGGGATGGGACCCAACAGCCCGGCAATGCTCTGCAGAACTGATGAGGACG TTCCCGGTGCAGCCCCGCGTCAGGTGGACATCCAGCCCCTCAACTCCTCTGCTCTCAGGGTCGCCTGGCGAGCGGTGTTGCCCCGGTTACGACAGGGCCAGATCCGTGGGTACCAGGTGCATTTTAGCCAGGCAGAGAGCGGCGAATCCCGCAACCTTCCCCGGATCAAAGACCTCCTATTGGATGAGTCTCAG atggaggaggatgactCAACTCAATAT GAACTGATTTTGGGGGGTCTGAAAGCAGACACGTTGTACTCAGTGTCCGTGGCAGCGTACACCACCAAGGGGGATGGAGCACACAGCAAAGCCAAACTGGTGCAAACCCCAGGGATTG TGCCCGGCCCCCCCTCACTCTGGCTGCGTCCGGGATCAGGACCGTCGGTGGTCGTGCGGTGGGCTCCTCCGCCGGAGTGCTCTGAGTCAGACTCTGAAAGCCGTGGGGGCCCAGTGGAAATCCAGAGCTACCGCCTACAGTTTGGTCTCAAGAACACATCTCTGGACACCACAGTGGATTTCACCAATCGAGAGAAAGACTTCACTGTCAGAGACCTCTCCCCAGGCGCCTCCTATGTCTTTGTCCTCTCTGCTAAGAGCAGGGCAGGCTATGGAGATGCGGTGCAGCAGGAAATAACAGTGCCCATGATCCCCCCCTCGGGATACCCCAGAATATATGACTTTGTAAATGCCACATGCTGCTCCCTCCAGTTCTCCTGGCTGCCCCCTGCCCCAGAGGAGTCCTATGATCTCATTACAGAGTACACCATAGCTTACAAAGAAGCGGCGGGACCCAAACCCTCCACTGACCCTGGCTCCTCCGCCTTAGCCCCTCCCGCCCCCCCTTGGCTGATTACTTTGCCAGCGAGTGAGTCCAGCTACACCATCCTGGGCCTCAATCACAGCATGGCCTACGAGTTGCAACTCAGAGCCCACAACAAGGCAGGGCCAGGCCCCTTCAGTCCACCTCTGGTGTGGCAAACCCTGGCCTTTGACACAG ATGTGCCGAGGAACTTCTCTGTGAACTTAGCCACTAAGACCAGCGTCCTCCTGACCTGGGAGTTTCCAGAAAGCAGCAACCCTTATCGCTTTACT GTGGAGTACAATAGGCAGAAAATGGAGGTGGACGCTCGCTTCAAGAAGGCGGTCATCCCCAACCTTCAGCCCGACACCAGCTACGACTTCAAGATCACTGCGCCCGAGGGAAACATGGGCGGCCTCCGCCACCGCATCACTGCCAAGACCTCGCCGCCGATCACCATTCGCCGCCCTGAGATCGACCACACCCGCGACACCGAGACCACAGTCACTATAATCCTGCCTTCACTGGAGACTCGCACTCCCATCAA GAATGTTTATGTGGTTGTGGTTCCACTGAGAAGAGCCCGCGGCGTCATCAGACACCTCAAGAGCCCAGATGAAATGGACCTAGAGGAG CTGCTGAAAGACATCAGTCAAAGGCAGAGGGATTCTcggcagcagaagcaggtggacCTGCGACGGGCTTACATCACAGCCCGTTTCACACCTGCCACCCTACCAGCCTTCTTCACCCTTGGGGACCAGCTGGACTACGGCGGCTTTGAGAACCGGGCTCTGGAGCCGGGGCAGGAGTACGTCTTCTTCATCCTGGCTGAGCTCAACTCCACCACTGGG aaaatGTATGTGGCCAGCCCGTACACAGACCCAGTGATTGCCCCAGACTCCAACCCTCAGCCCCTGGACGCGGGCGACGGTCTGATCTGGGTGGTGGGACCCGTCCTGGCCGTGGTCTTCATCATCTGCATCGTCATCGCGATCCTGCTGTACAAAAA CAGCAAACCTGACAG CAAGCGCAAGGACTCCGAACCAGGAACTAAGAGCCTCTTGAGCAATGCAGAGATGATGGCCCATCACCCGACGGACCCCGTGGAGATGAGACGGATCAACTTCCAGACTCCCG GAATGATGAGCCACCCCCCCATCCCCATCAGCGAGCTGGCTGAGCACATAGAGCTGCTGAAAGCTAACGACAACCTGAGGCTTTCCCAGGAATATGAG TCCATCGACCCTAGTCAGCAGTTCACCTGGGAGCATTCGAACCTGGAGGTCAACAAGCCCAAGAACCGCTACGCCAACGTCATAGCCTACGACCACACCAGGGTCATCCTGGCTCCCATAGAAG GTGTCCTGGGGAGCGACTACATCAATGCCAACTACATTGACGGGTACAGGAAGCAGAACGCCTACATCGCCACCCAGGGGCCGCTGGCGGAGACGTTCGGGGACTTCTGGAGGATGGTGTGGGAGCAGAGAGCTGCCTCGGTGGTGATGATGACCCGTCTGGAGGAGAAGTCACGG ATAAAGTGTGACCAGTACTGGCCGAGCCGCGGCACAGAGACCTACGGGATGCTGCAGGTCACCCTGCTGGACACCATGGAGCTGGCCACTTTCTGCGTGCGCACCTTTTCCTTGCACAAG AGTGGAAGCAGTGAACGGAGAGAGGTGCGTCAGTTCCAGTTCACCGCCTGGCCGGATCACGGCGTGCCCGAGTATCCCACGCCCTTCCTCAACTTCCTCCGCAGGGTCAAAGCCTGTAACCCTCCTGACGCCGGGCCCATCGCCGTGCACTGCAG cGCCGGCGTCGGCCGCACCGGCTGCTTCATCGTCATCGACGCCATGCTGGAGCGCATCCGCCACGAGCGCACCGTGGACATCTACGGCCACGTGACCCTGATGCGCTCGCAGAGGAACTACATGGTGCAGACGGAGGACCAGTACAGCTTCATCCACGAGGCGCTGCTGGAGGCGGTGGCGTGCGGCAACACCGAGGTGGCTGCCCGCAGCCTGTACTCGTACATGCAGAAGCTGTCCAAGGTGGAGAGCGGGGAGCACGTCACCGGCATGGAGCTGGAGTTTAAG CGACTGGCCAACACCAAAGCCCACACGTCCCGGTTCGTCACGGCCAACCTGCCTTGCAACAAGTTCAAGAACCGACTGGTCAACATCATGCCCTACGAAACCACCCGCGTCTGcctccagccaatcagaggcctgGAGGGCTCTGATTACATCAACTCCAGTTACATAGACGGATACAG gCAGCAAAGAGGATACATTGCCACCCAGGGTCCACTGGCTGAGACTACAGAGGATTTCTGGAGAATGCTGTGGGAGCACAACTCCACTATAGTCGTCATGCTCACGAAGCTGAGAGAGATGGGACGG GAGAAATGTCACCAGTACTGGCCCGCCGAGCGCTCGGCCAGGTACCAGTACTTCGTGGTGGACCCCATGGCGGAGTACAACATGCCTCAGTACATCCTCCGGGAGTTCAAAGTCACAGACGCCAGG GACGGCCAATCGCGGACAGTCCGTCAGTTCCAGTTCACCGATTGGCCGGAGCAGGGCGTGCCCAAGTCCGGCGAGGGCTTCATCGACTTCATCGGCCAAGTGCACAAAACCAAGGAGCAGTTCGGCCAGGACGGGCCCATCTCGGTCCACTGCAG CGCCGGCGTGGGCCGGACGGGCGTCTTCATCACGCTGAGCATCGTCCTGGAGAGGATGCGCTACGAGGGGGCGGTGGACATTTTCCAGACTGTCAAAATGCTGCGGACACAGAGACCAGCCATGGTGCAGACTGAG GACGAGTACCAGTTCTGCTACCAGGCCGCCCTGGAGTACCTGGGCAGCTTCGACCACTATGCAACATAG